Proteins from a single region of Corylus avellana chromosome ca11, CavTom2PMs-1.0:
- the LOC132165127 gene encoding uncharacterized protein LOC132165127, with product MLVVDSIGRSGGLALLWKDEAGIEIQNYSHRHINATVKPSNLPPWTFTGFYGHPDTQKSGPVFTWNNGREGADFTMEWLDRVVVAWHTLFPNVESSIELAIFSDHLPILINPSGSCKVRRRRRDFHFEAEWGEKKECKEVIKKIWRVKEREQGTWIAVEKKLKKSKGGLLQWQKVNRRQIGQDIQLLSEKLISEQKKGDFVDRSILLKLKSDLAKLQDDEDLYWRQRAKIEWMRGGDRNSKFFHACANQKKKANLIN from the exons ATGCTAGTGGTGGATAGTATTGGCCGAAGTGGAGGTTTGGCACTACTATGGAAGGATGAAGCGGGCATTGAAATCCAGAACTACAGTCATCGGCATATAAATGCGACTGTGAAACCGAGTAATCTGCCTCCATGGACTTTTACGGGCTTCTATGGCCACCCGGACACACAAAAAAG TGGCCCGGTGTTTACGTGGAATAATGGAAGAGAAGGTGCTGACTTTACGATGGAATGGCTGGATAGGGTGGTTGTCGCATGGCACACCCTTTTCCCCAACGTGGAGTCGTCCATAGAGCTGGCCATTTTTTCAGATCACTTACCAATTCTCATCAACCCAAGTGGAAGTTGTAAAGTACGAAGGAGAAGGAGGGATTTTCACTTTGAGGCTGAATGGGGGGAGAAAAAGGAGTGTAaagaagttattaaaaaaatttggagggtAAAGGAGAGGGAGCAGGGTACGTGGATAGCAGTGGaaaaaaaactgaagaaaaGCAAGGGTGGTTTACTGCAGTGGCAGAAGGTAAATAGAAGACAAATTGGGCAAGACATCCAATTGCTGTCCGAAAAACTGATTTCTGAGCAAAAGAAGGGGGATTTTGTGGACAGGTCAATTCTGCTCAAGCTGAAATCAGACCTGGCAAAGCTGCAAGATGACGAAGACTTGTATTGGCGACAAAGGGCAAAAATTGAATGGATGAGAGGCGGGGATCGGAATTCAAAATTTTTCCATGCTTGTGCCaatcaaaaaaagaaggcaaatttgatcaattga
- the LOC132165128 gene encoding uncharacterized protein LOC132165128, with the protein MVEDLTRLWGNLSLNEGEIGELEIQPKAVEGLISRGKHCLVEKLLAERFVGKQIIKHKFIKGWRPSNHLSFKVLGENMFLVEFENECDKIRVLEGRPWIFEGSLFSVEDFDGLSSLLDIDFEQAVFWVRMLNLPLACMGKEVGYQIGATMGKVEEVDADEEGVGWGKYLRVRIRLNLIKPLVRVRIIKLFGNEVLIAFQYKKLPRYCFDCGKISHGRDGCSVRGGTQKRESEKPYGPWLRARSPRRRGEQNSARENEWQWTEKEKGGDSNSFIGKRRSNSVQSQTAREGGRTPPVW; encoded by the coding sequence ATGGTGGAGGATCTCACCAGACTATGGGGGAATCTTTCTCTGAACGAGGGGGAAATTGGGGAGTTGGAAATCCAACCAAAAGCGGTTGAGGGACTAATCTCTCGAGGCAAACATTGTTTGGTGGAGAAATTGTTAGCTGAACGTTTTGTTGGGAAGCAGattataaaacataaatttatcaAGGGATGGAGGCCGTCGAATCATCTCTCGTTCAAAGTGCTGGGTGAAAATATGTTTCTTGTGGAATTTGAGAATGAATGTGATAAAATAAGGGTATTGGAGGGTAGGCCATGGATATTTGAAGGGAGTCTCTTCTCTGTTGAGGATTTTGATGGGCTGAGTTCATTGTTAGATATTGATTTTGAACAAGCGGTTTTTTGGGTACGAATGCTTAATCTGCCTTTAGCGTGTATGGGCAAGGAAGTGGGCTATCAAATTGGAGCTACCATGGGGAAAGTGGAGGAAGTTGATGCAGACGAGGAAGGAGTGGGTTGGGGAAAATATTTGAGAGTCAGAATTAGACTCAATCTGATCAAACCTTTGGTGAGAGTACGAATCATCAAGCTTTTTGGAAATGAGGTGCTGATTGCTTTCCAATATAAGAAGCTACCCAGGTATTGCTTTGATTGTGGGAAGATAAGCCATGGACGGGATGGCTGTTCGGTTAGAGGTGGAACGCAAAAACGGGAATCGGAGAAACCATATGGGCCTTGGCTGCGAGCTCGTTCTCCACGGAGGCGGGGCGAACAAAATAGTGCTCGCGAAAATGAGTGGCAGTGGACGGAGAAGGAAAAGGGCGGTGATTCAAACAGTTTTATTGGGAAGCGACGGAGCAACTCAGTGCAGAGCCAAACCGCCCGAGAGGGTGGCAGAACACCACCCGTTTGGTAG